The Episyrphus balteatus chromosome 4, idEpiBalt1.1, whole genome shotgun sequence genome includes a window with the following:
- the LOC129920126 gene encoding uncharacterized protein LOC129920126 has protein sequence MTTGNYKIIHFINLTMFEEVISKINTDINHYIPKNSLFLPQIELQKTKIGNLLEQLQDKTHNREKRAINWIGSAWKWLAGNPDATDWDKIVFENNKLSTNNNRQYHINKYLTKVTDTLIDKYNKIIDKINTNITEKYEQIIFNKLSLLKEEIGEIVLAGQLAKRGIVNSNLLSKIEISDILSKMESLPFKNELQAIEYAEPMMLVKKSVLLYVICLPQTEDTTFNNIIVKPTVKNNKRIHLSFSNLFISEHLQFGIIGKCLEIEETILCKRSQLQKLNKDDCVLKLLNGEKVKCDFNYENRPIIELINESTLFLTNYVGNITYGRHFRNLNGSFLINFFNESIEIDNIKYSNWESKTYHILPPLLQNNLTEGEIKLDLQYLHKLHLDNVEKLSFISSNSKLFLTSNLTILLIGATINLILFIFLKKQSKNKKKLQLSSFEPLKLNIPVVDPNSQINSLEQITLKI, from the coding sequence ATGACCACAGGAAACTATAAAATCATTCATTTTATTAATCTTACAATGTTCGAAGAAGTCATTAGTAAAATTAATACGGACATCAACCATTATATTCCTAAAAACAGCCTTTTCCTACCGCAAATAGaactacaaaaaacaaaaataggaaACCTATTAGAGCAACTCCAAGATAAGACCCACAACAGAGAAAAACGGGCAATCAACTGGATAGGTTCCGCTTGGAAGTGGCTAGCAGGTAATCCCGATGCGACGGATTGGGACAAAATCGTCTTCGAAAACAACAAGCTCtccaccaacaacaacagacAATATCATATTAACAAGTATTTAACCAAAGTAACAGACACATTAATTGacaaatacaacaaaataatCGACAAAATTAATACTAATATCACAGAAAAATATGAACAGATTATTTTTAACAAGCTTAGCCTTTTAAAAGAGGAAATAGGAGAAATAGTTCTGGCAGGGCAACTTGCAAAAAGAGGAATTGTTAACTCTAATTTACTGAGCAAAATCGAAATTTCCGATATCCTTTCTAAAATGGAATCGCTTCCATTTAAAAACGAGCTTCAAGCCATTGAGTACGCTGAACCAATGATGCTTGTAAAAAAATCTGTTCTTCTCTACGTCATTTGTTTACCCCAAACTGAAGATACgacatttaataatattattgTTAAACCCACAGTAAAGAATAATAAGAGAATTCATTTAAGTTTttcgaatttatttatttcagaaCATCTCCAGTTTGGTATAATAGGGAAATGTTTAGAAATCGAGGAAACTATCCTTTGTAAAAGATCACAACTTCAAAAGCTCAACAAAGACGATTGTGTACTGAAACTATTAAATGGCGAAAAAGTTAAGTGTGACTTTAATTATGAAAATAGGCCAATAATAGAACTCATCAATGAAAGCACTTTATTTCTTACAAATTATGTCGGTAATATAACATACGGCAGACATTTCCGTAACCTGAACGGTTCATtccttataaattttttcaatgaatctatcGAAATCGATAACATAAAGTATAGCAACTGGGAGAGTAAAACATATCATATACTACCTCCCTTACTTCAAAATAACCTCACCGAAGGGGAAATAAAACTCGACCTACAATACCTACACAAACTTCATCTAGACAACGTAGAAAAACTTTCCTTTATTTCTTCAAACAGTAAACTATTCCTAACTTCAAACCTAACTATTCTGCTCATAGGGGCAACAATCAACTtaattctgttcatctttttgaaaaaacaatcaaaaaacaagaaaaaactccAACTTTCCTCATTTGAACCTTTAAAATTAAACATCCCAGTAGTTGATCCAAACTCCCAAATTAATTCACTAGAACAAATTACTCTCAAAATCTAA
- the LOC129920112 gene encoding 7SK snRNA methylphosphate capping enzyme bin3: protein MADTGQSVINPGDCQRSLIMEVAPDTTTTSSQPSTLSVTALTEPTEQCEVSSTTDVPNSSGALLVTGGSGGGNGNKKQQLAAARAGGGGGGVSKFHQFRAPQQCVQQKKKMWNKRQNKCHHLKNHHAQQLQHQHQQQQQQQQQAAVSKADLENIQNIKNQIGHHRLSVGVCVACGVEAANNNSQQAKNPKQQVYKKMLAHRACNGGGGGCSACNGVGNGGNGAPPLAHHPIFCSRTKFFLSDKIPRKEVIIPPTKFLLGGNISDPLNLNSLQNEANSSNNNTPATTPRQSPITTPPKVEVIIPPNIHDPLHLLDPVDTMEYEKQLTSPMKRKSKSSKSKHRNRKKKTKRKRLESINSTLDDSEAERYAAINSTLATDSLTSSFSDGGATATALQQQQQHNSSTEFDDEVGESSCATEMSRSRESQSTGEKAFDSVASAVGQQSQLDADGNKVLPSALLTSVSKTEEVCNSSSTSNAPATGDRESVKKDLRLDLSGVAELQQQHFFNHHHHNNSSSICSSSGGGSVGSCGGRKRKVSEGACSAKNKFRRLDSMDKIVSPVVPQPGAWKRPPRLVPTGARKTSRHRSTSVSETELLSPIDDLKTITDSDSIRADTPEIDSVSKHMDTASIGSPQSTVSANTLDNTSINDKCSTAPIQEAKTTSHNNSNNKLPKLRPDTAKYQYGNYDRYSGYRHLNEFMDVRLQVFQRHAELFRGKDILDIGCNVGHMTITVARNLAPKSILGIDIDKNLIARARKNLSMFVRIPKANAAESKALIQGDEQQQKDAQINEEQEDGSKKDSATINKQSNKRRKNNQSRNQQQHYNHHHHHYHHHHHGHHHFHHGFPMHHHPHLQNVEPQNLFPVSFPLTYGGIPEVNRQFQSEIESSSSAGSAFTEFPKNVFFRQTNYVLKEETLLNNDTQQYDLIVCLSVTKWIHLNFGDNGLKMAFKRMFNQLRPGGKLILEAQNWASYKKKKDLTETIYNNYKNIEFFPNKFHEYLLSNEVGFSHSYTLGVPRHMSKGFCRPIQLYAKGDFTPNHVRWSDAYNPQTPYEAYRGIYATMPRQPHPVPSAYDTPSCGGNSGSYSCRQTPMHQPTSQYYNPLETDSYLPSYDIEVLNQLYVFASPLYQTVWSPPASMRNSSSHTPLFGSVREIENEEGGASSSFHRHVYPPNDETSSPNANGAFNSIRDADTDDSQTNSAVHHVYANCESSSSPHVNDSETQDGLEEVAVPHHRPTYEPNGGCGDSNES, encoded by the exons ATGGCCGACACTGGACAATCTGTGATAAATCCTGGCGATTGTCAACGATCTTTGATAATGGAAGTTGCACCGGATACCACCACAACGTCGTCGCAGCCATCGACACTATCTGTTACGGCATTAACAGAACCCACAGAGCAATGTGAAGTGTCATCGACCACTGATGTACCCAATTCGAGTGGTGCACTCCTCGTCACTGGTGGCAGTGGAGGAGGCAATGGCAACAAAAAACAACAGCTAGCAGCAGCACGTGCCggaggtggtggtggtggtgtgaGTAAATTTCATCAGTTCCGTGCTCCCCAGCAGTGTGTgcagcaaaaaaagaaaatgtggaACAAGCGACAAAACAAGTGCCATCACCTGAAGAACCACCACGCTCAGCAACTGCAACATcagcaccaacaacaacaacagcaacagcagcaggcCGCAGTGAGCAAGGCAGACTTGGAGAATATCCAAAACATCAAAAACCAGATAGGCCACCACAGATTGTCCGTTGGGGTGTGTGTGGCGTGTGGTGTAGAAGCTGCTAACAACAACAGCCAACAGGCTAAGAATCCAAAACAGCAAGTATACAAGAAGATGCTTGCTCATCGAGCTTGCAATGGTGGAGGAGGAGGGTGTAGTGCATGTAATGGCGTGGGCAATGGTGGAAATGGTGCTCCCCCGCTAGCACATCATCCCATCTTCTGTTCGCGGACCAAGTTCTTTTTGTCAGATAAAATACCCCGCAAAGAAGTCATTATTCCGCCAACGAAATTCCTTCTTGGCGGTAACATCTCTGACCCACTGAATCTGAATAGTCTGCAGAATGAGGCTAATTCATCGAACAACAACACACCGGCAACGACCCCACGTCAATCGCCAATAACTACGCCACCAAAGGTCGAGGTTATCATTCCGCCAAATATACATGACCCACTTCACTTGCTCGACCCCGTCGACACGATGGAATACGAGAAGCAACTAACCTCGCCAATGAAGCGAAAGTcgaaatcatcaaaatcaaagCACCGCAATcggaagaagaaaacaaaacgtAAGCGTTTGGAGTCAATAAACTCGACATTGGACGATAGCGAGGCAGAACGATATGCTGCCATCAACAGCACATTGGCGACTGATTCATTAACAAGTAGCTTCTCTGATGGAGGCGCTACAGCTACGGctcttcaacaacaacaacagcacaaTTCTTCGACTGAATTCGATGATGAAGTGGGAGAGAGCAGCTGCGCAACTGAAATGAGTCGCTCTCGGGAGAGCCAGAGCACCGGAGAAAAAGCTTTTGATAGTGTTGCTAGTGCTGTTGGGCAACAATCACAGCTTGATGCTGATGGTAATAAAGTGTTGCCATCTGCACTACTAACTTCGGTGAGTAAGACCGAGGAGGTgtgcaacagcagcagcaccTCGAATGCGCCTGCAACTGGTGACCGCGAAAGTGTGAAAAAGGATTTGCGATTGGATTTGAGCGGAGTGGCTGAGTTGCAACAGCAACATTTTTTCAACCACCATCATCACAACAACAGTTCGTCAATATGCAGCAGCAGCGGTGGGGGAAGCGTTGGCAGTTGCGGAGGTCGCAAACGAAAGGTCAGCGAGGGAGCCTGCTCCGCCAAGAACAAG TTTCGTCGTTTGGACTCAATGGACAAGATCGTTAGTCCCGTTGTTCCTCAGCCTGGTGCATGGAAACGACCACCAAGATTGGTGCCCACTGGAGCAAGAAAAACTTCCCGTCATCGGTCAACATCTGTGAGTGAAACTGAGCTGCTCAGTCCCATAGatgatttaaaaacaataactGATA GCGATAGTATTCGTGCAGATACCCCTGAAATCGATTCAGTATCAAAACACATGGACACTGCCTCCATAGGTAGCCCCCAAAGCACTGTATCCGCCAATACTCTCGACAATACCTCGATCAATGATAAATGCTCTACTGCCCCCATACAAGAAGCTAAAACTACTTcccacaacaacagcaacaataaATTGCCAAAACTCCGACCAGACACAGCAAAATACCAATACGGCAACTATGATCGCTATTCGGGCTATCGCCATCTTAACGAATTCATGGATGTTCGCCTGCAAGTGTTCCAGCGTCATGCTGAGCTCTTCCGGGGGAAGGACATCCTGGATATTGGTTGTAATGTGGGTCACATGACTATAACTGTAGCAAGAAATTTAGCACCAAAATCAATTTTAGGAATTGATATTGATAAGAATCTAATTGCCAGAGCAAGAAAGAACCTTTCGATGTTTGTGAGAATACCAAAAGCAAACGCTGCTGAATCAAAAGCTCTAATTCAAGGGgacgaacaacaacaaaaagatgCGCAAATAAATGAAGAACAAGAAGATGGCTCGAAAAAAGACAGCGCTACCATTAACAAGCAGTCGAACAAAAGACGAAAAAATAATCAAAGTCGTAATCAGCAACAACATtacaatcatcatcatcaccactaCCATCATCACCATCATGGTCATCATCACTTTCATCATGGCTTTCCCATGCATCATCATCCTCATCTTCAAAATGTAGAACCACAGAATTTATTTCCAGTTTCATTTCCCTTAACCTATGGAGGTATTCCAGAGGTCAATAGACAATTCCAATCCGAGATTGAATCGTCTTCATCAGCCGGCTCGGCATTCACTGAATTCCCgaagaatgtattttttcgGCAGACGAATTATGTGCTCAAAGAGGAAACATTACTCAATAATGACACGCAGCAGTATGATCTGATTGTGTGTTTATCTGTTACTAAATGGATTCATTTAAATTTCGGTGATAACGGTCTGAAAATGGCTTTCAAGAGAATGTTCAATCAACTGCGCCCCGGTGGAAAACTTATTTTAGAAGCTCAAAATTGGGCGAGCTATAAGAAGAAAAAGGATCTAACA gaaACTATTTATAACAATTACAAGAACATCGAGTTCTTCCCTAATAAATTCCACGAGTATTTGCTTAGTAATGAGGTAGGATTCAGTCATAGCTATACACTGGGAGTGCCAAGACACATGAGCAAGGGTTTCTGTCGACCGATTCAG CTCTATGCTAAAGGTGATTTCACACCTAATCACGTTCGCTGGAGCGATGCCTACAACCCACAAACTCCATATGAAGCATACCGCGGTATTTATGCGACGATGCCGCGTCAACCTCATCCCGTGCCAAGTGCTTATGACACGCCATCTTGCGGTGGAAATTCGGGATCGTACAGCTGCCGCCAGACGCCTATGCATCAACCAACCTCACAGTACTACAATCCACTGGAAACGGATAGTTATCTGCCAAGTTATGATATTGAAGTGCTTAACCAACTCTACGTATTCGCATCACCTCTCTATCAAACAGTATGGTCACCTCCGGCCAGCATGCGAAATTCTTCTTCGCATACGCCGCTCTTTGGAAGTGTGCGTGAAATCGAAAATGAAGAAGGTGGCGCCAGCTCGAGTTTCCATCGACACGTTTACCCACCAAATGATGAGACGTCATCGCCAAACGCCAACGGCGCCTTCAACAGCATACGTGACGCCGACACCGATGATTCTCAAACAAATTCTGCCGTGCACCATGTATATGCCAATTGTGAAAGTTCTTCGTCGCCACATGTGAATGATTCCGAGACCCAGGATGGCCTGGAAGAAGTAGCTGTTCCACACCATAGACCAACTTATGAACCAAATGGCGGCTGCGGTGACTCGAATGAGTCCTAA